From Candidatus Methylopumilus planktonicus, a single genomic window includes:
- a CDS encoding Maf family protein — MLTIVLASSSPYRRELLSRFKLPFDVFNPDIDETPLIDEKAKNISFRLAREKAFKVAPHYANSLIIGSDQTAECQNQIIEKPNTHENAVKQLHFLSGKIATFYTSLCLLNTKTEQVQECIVDFEVKYKELNQKIIESYLLKEQPYNCVGSVKSEGLGITLLEYIKGEDPTALIGLPLIKLSHMLQNEGVAF, encoded by the coding sequence ATGTTAACGATTGTTTTGGCATCATCATCGCCTTATAGAAGAGAATTACTATCAAGATTTAAATTACCATTTGATGTCTTTAATCCTGATATTGATGAAACACCGCTCATAGATGAAAAAGCAAAAAATATCTCCTTCAGGCTTGCGCGAGAAAAAGCCTTTAAGGTAGCGCCCCATTATGCAAATTCGTTGATCATCGGCTCTGATCAAACTGCAGAATGTCAAAATCAAATTATTGAAAAACCTAACACCCATGAAAATGCCGTAAAACAACTCCATTTTTTAAGTGGAAAAATTGCAACGTTCTATACCTCTCTTTGTTTGTTGAATACAAAGACAGAACAAGTTCAAGAATGTATTGTTGATTTTGAAGTGAAGTACAAAGAACTAAATCAGAAAATTATTGAATCTTATTTGTTGAAAGAACAGCCTTATAATTGTGTAGGAAGTGTTAAATCCGAAGGTCTTGGTATTACACTTCTTGAATATATTAAAGGCGAAGATCCAACAGCACTAATAGGACTTCCTCTCATTAAGCTATCACATATGCTCCAAAATGAAGGTGTGGCATTTTAA
- a CDS encoding SAM-dependent methyltransferase has protein sequence MTAKKIGHLYLIPVPIDQNAKESVLLECHRKIVEGLDYFVVENEKTARFHLGALNLHKPINQLHFEVIDQTKTQEDITRYLTPLLEGFDIGLLSESGCPAVADPGSKMVALAHQKNIRVIPMTGPSSIILALMASGLNGQQFKFHGYLPSEKEDRIKKIIAIENESSKHHETQIFIETPYRNQHIFNDLIGKLQDKTKLCIALDMSSESEFILTKNIANWKKETTPDLKNKPCVFLLQG, from the coding sequence ATGACTGCTAAAAAAATTGGACATTTGTACCTCATTCCTGTTCCAATTGATCAAAACGCTAAAGAATCTGTTCTTTTAGAATGTCATCGAAAAATTGTCGAAGGGCTAGATTATTTTGTTGTGGAAAATGAAAAAACAGCGCGATTTCACTTAGGCGCTCTTAATCTTCATAAGCCGATCAATCAATTGCATTTTGAAGTAATAGATCAAACGAAAACCCAAGAAGACATCACGCGTTATTTAACACCACTTTTAGAAGGTTTCGATATCGGGCTGCTTTCAGAATCAGGTTGTCCAGCAGTAGCTGATCCTGGTTCTAAGATGGTTGCCTTGGCACATCAAAAAAATATTAGGGTCATACCTATGACAGGACCATCATCAATCATTTTAGCGCTTATGGCATCAGGTCTTAATGGGCAGCAATTTAAATTTCATGGCTACCTTCCTTCAGAGAAGGAAGACAGAATAAAAAAAATTATTGCAATTGAAAATGAGTCGAGCAAACATCACGAAACTCAGATTTTTATTGAAACGCCCTACAGAAACCAGCATATTTTTAATGATTTGATTGGTAAACTTCAAGATAAAACAAAACTTTGTATTGCATTAGACATGTCATCGGAAAGTGAATTTATTTTGACGAAAAATATAGCCAATTGGAAAAAAGAAACCACACCAGATTTAAAAAATAAGCCCTGTGTATTTTTACTGCAAGGCTAA
- the oadA gene encoding sodium-extruding oxaloacetate decarboxylase subunit alpha, giving the protein MKKIHITELVLRDGHQCQIATRLRTEDMLPICPQLDALGFWSIEAWGGATFDACVRFLKEDPWERLKLLRKFLPNSRIQMLLRGQNLLGYRHYSDDVVEAFVKQSANNGVDVFRIFDAMNDVRNLTTSIKAVKKYKKHAEGTLSYTTSPVHDIPYFVSLAKEMESYGCDTIAIKDMAGLLTPSATKELVTSLKKSISLPIHIHSHATSGLASINLLTAVQNGADIIDTCNSSFAEGASHPSTESMIAALEDLGYKTDIDIKKVEEISEQLKIVRKKYWQFESDYTGVDTRVLSNQVPGGMISNLSNQLKEQGALDRMNEVLLEIPKVREDLGYPPLVTPTSQIVGTQAVLNVLTGARYKSITNEVKSYFMGEYGKAPGKVNQKIQMMAIGEKKPLTSRPADLLEPELAKLKIEAEQITKSDEDILTYAMFPDIAKIFLQERNAGSIKPEPLLPKDNVFSSPEKFAPSEFNVTLHGETFNIKLTGSGYTGEARRPFYVSVDGISEEVLVETLHEVEVTNGKKSSKKQAHDTSKISRPRPNHEGCITTAMPGTIIDVKVKIGDRVEAGDSVIVIEAMKMENEIQSPTSGIVVAIHMVKGESVSPDETLIEIQPES; this is encoded by the coding sequence ATGAAAAAAATACATATTACCGAATTAGTTTTAAGAGATGGGCATCAATGTCAAATTGCAACAAGACTGCGCACTGAAGATATGCTTCCTATCTGCCCACAACTGGACGCACTTGGCTTTTGGTCAATTGAAGCATGGGGTGGAGCTACATTCGATGCATGTGTAAGATTTTTAAAAGAGGATCCGTGGGAACGTTTAAAACTTTTAAGAAAATTTCTCCCAAATTCTCGGATACAAATGTTACTTCGTGGCCAGAACTTATTAGGTTATCGTCATTATTCAGACGATGTTGTTGAGGCGTTTGTCAAACAATCAGCTAATAATGGTGTCGACGTTTTCAGAATTTTCGATGCCATGAATGATGTCAGAAACCTTACAACATCTATTAAAGCAGTCAAAAAATATAAAAAACATGCAGAGGGTACATTAAGTTATACGACAAGCCCGGTGCATGACATCCCCTATTTCGTGAGTCTTGCAAAAGAAATGGAAAGTTACGGATGTGACACAATAGCCATTAAAGATATGGCAGGTCTTTTAACACCCTCAGCCACTAAAGAGCTTGTGACATCTTTAAAAAAATCTATTTCATTACCTATTCACATCCATTCACACGCAACCTCAGGATTAGCAAGTATTAATCTTTTAACTGCTGTACAAAATGGCGCAGACATTATTGATACATGTAATTCAAGCTTTGCAGAAGGTGCGAGTCATCCGTCGACAGAATCTATGATTGCTGCCTTAGAGGATTTAGGCTACAAAACGGATATTGACATTAAAAAAGTTGAAGAGATTAGCGAGCAGTTAAAGATTGTTAGAAAAAAATATTGGCAATTTGAATCAGATTACACAGGTGTAGATACTCGTGTCTTAAGTAATCAAGTGCCTGGTGGCATGATTTCTAACTTATCTAATCAACTTAAGGAGCAAGGTGCTCTTGATCGTATGAATGAAGTACTCCTTGAAATTCCTAAAGTTCGTGAAGACCTTGGTTATCCTCCTCTAGTGACACCCACCTCTCAGATTGTAGGGACGCAAGCAGTCTTGAATGTTTTAACGGGTGCTCGATATAAATCGATTACTAATGAAGTAAAAAGTTATTTCATGGGTGAATATGGCAAAGCACCTGGCAAAGTAAATCAAAAAATTCAAATGATGGCTATTGGTGAAAAAAAACCACTGACATCTAGACCTGCCGATCTTTTGGAGCCTGAACTTGCAAAGCTAAAAATTGAAGCAGAGCAAATTACAAAATCTGATGAAGATATTTTAACGTACGCTATGTTTCCCGATATTGCCAAGATATTCTTGCAAGAAAGGAATGCGGGCAGTATTAAACCAGAACCCTTACTCCCTAAAGACAATGTATTTTCATCTCCCGAAAAATTTGCACCTAGTGAGTTTAACGTCACACTTCATGGGGAAACATTCAATATTAAATTAACTGGATCAGGTTATACCGGAGAAGCAAGGAGACCCTTCTATGTTTCTGTAGATGGCATTTCTGAAGAAGTTTTAGTGGAAACTTTACATGAAGTTGAAGTTACAAATGGAAAAAAATCTTCAAAAAAACAAGCTCATGATACTTCTAAGATATCAAGGCCTCGACCTAATCACGAGGGCTGCATTACTACAGCCATGCCAGGCACAATCATTGACGTAAAAGTTAAGATTGGTGACAGAGTTGAGGCTGGAGATAGTGTGATTGTAATTGAAGCTATGAAAATGGAGAATGAAATTCAATCCCCTACTTCAGGTATTGTGGTCGCGATTCATATGGTAAAAGGTGAGTCTGTATCACCAGATGAAACGCTGATTGAAATTCAACCTGAATCATAA
- the lpxB gene encoding lipid-A-disaccharide synthase yields MKTIAIVAGESSGDLLGSHLIKSLKVSRSDLKFIGVAGPKMVKEGAFSYFSMEELSVRGYFEAFKKLFHLLKLRKNLLKKILDTKPDLFIGVDAPDFNFWIERQLKKKGIPVIHYVSPSIWAWRGDRLGKIKKSIDHMLTIFPFEKKIYAKARIESTFVGHPLAEMIPLHPNKKKAQNKLKIIKATKVIALLPGSRQGEVKWHAQLLIDSAIELSKKIRDVKFLVPLPTRETYNIFSRALFKNTHAELDIQLLIGHASDAINAADLVIVASGTATLETALYKKPMIVIYKMSSISWQILKRMRYLPYVSLPNILLNKFLVPELLQNDATPENITSKAIEILKDAPYRKNLLIQFTKIHHQLKQNTSYRLNKIILKFIK; encoded by the coding sequence ATGAAAACGATTGCCATAGTTGCCGGAGAATCTTCCGGAGACTTGCTAGGAAGTCACTTAATCAAGTCTTTAAAAGTAAGCCGTTCCGATCTTAAGTTTATAGGTGTAGCTGGGCCAAAAATGGTCAAAGAGGGGGCTTTCTCATATTTCTCGATGGAAGAGCTTTCAGTAAGAGGTTATTTTGAAGCCTTCAAAAAGTTATTTCACCTTTTAAAACTAAGAAAAAATCTTTTAAAAAAAATTCTAGATACAAAACCTGATTTGTTTATTGGTGTTGATGCCCCCGACTTTAATTTTTGGATTGAAAGGCAGTTAAAGAAAAAAGGTATTCCTGTTATTCATTACGTCAGTCCATCTATATGGGCATGGAGAGGGGACAGACTTGGAAAGATTAAAAAATCGATAGATCATATGTTGACAATATTTCCTTTTGAGAAAAAAATTTATGCAAAGGCTCGCATTGAATCGACTTTTGTTGGACACCCTCTTGCTGAGATGATCCCACTTCACCCAAATAAAAAGAAAGCACAGAATAAACTTAAAATTATTAAGGCCACTAAAGTTATAGCACTTTTGCCTGGGAGCAGGCAAGGGGAAGTAAAATGGCATGCGCAACTTCTTATTGACTCAGCAATCGAGCTTTCAAAAAAAATCCGGGATGTAAAATTTTTAGTGCCTCTGCCCACTAGAGAAACGTATAATATTTTTTCGAGAGCTTTATTTAAAAATACACATGCAGAATTAGATATTCAACTTCTCATTGGTCATGCGTCAGATGCAATTAATGCAGCTGATCTTGTTATTGTGGCATCCGGAACCGCAACACTTGAAACTGCACTTTATAAAAAGCCTATGATAGTCATTTATAAAATGTCATCAATCAGCTGGCAAATTCTTAAACGCATGAGATATTTGCCATATGTAAGCCTTCCAAATATTCTTCTTAATAAGTTTCTTGTACCTGAACTTTTGCAAAATGATGCAACACCAGAAAATATTACTTCAAAAGCCATCGAAATCTTAAAAGATGCACCCTATAGAAAAAATCTTTTAATCCAATTTACAAAAATCCACCATCAGCTAAAGCAAAATACATCTTACCGCTTAAATAAAATTATTTTAAAATTCATTAAATAA
- the rnhB gene encoding ribonuclease HII: MFVNLICGVDEAGRGPLAGPVYAAAVILGPDFDTEGLRDSKKLSETKRYSLAAHIKKNALAWSVGICSASEIDEINIHQATLLAMKRAIEGLNGYTSIKVMVDGLFCPQINFLCEAIVKGDDKVAEISAASIIAKTERDLKMIEIDKIYPGYQFKKHKGYPTKLHIAMIKSEGLCEYHRKSFSPIKEMLALQ, encoded by the coding sequence ATGTTTGTAAATTTAATTTGTGGCGTAGATGAGGCGGGCAGAGGACCTTTAGCAGGCCCAGTTTATGCTGCTGCAGTTATTCTGGGCCCTGATTTCGATACCGAAGGCTTGCGTGACTCAAAAAAACTATCTGAAACCAAAAGATATTCACTTGCAGCACATATAAAGAAAAATGCTTTAGCTTGGTCTGTGGGTATATGTAGCGCGTCAGAAATTGATGAAATTAATATCCACCAAGCTACATTATTGGCTATGAAAAGAGCCATTGAAGGTTTAAATGGCTATACTTCAATTAAAGTCATGGTAGATGGGTTATTTTGCCCTCAAATAAATTTTCTATGTGAGGCGATTGTCAAAGGTGATGATAAAGTTGCTGAGATTTCAGCTGCTTCAATTATTGCAAAAACAGAACGAGATCTTAAAATGATAGAGATTGATAAGATTTATCCTGGCTATCAATTCAAAAAGCATAAAGGTTACCCAACAAAATTACATATAGCAATGATTAAATCTGAAGGTCTTTGTGAATATCATCGTAAAAGTTTCTCACCTATAAAAGAAATGTTAGCCTTGCAGTAA